A window from Marinagarivorans cellulosilyticus encodes these proteins:
- a CDS encoding glutaredoxin family protein, translating to MIHQWRLYGTLGCHLCKQAQAIIENLRQSFDIQLELFDIACDAQTVAKFGERIPVLENKSNQQMLDWPFDLERLSDWLDPPQVPENKNNVEI from the coding sequence ATGATTCATCAATGGCGCTTGTATGGCACCTTAGGCTGCCACTTGTGTAAGCAGGCACAAGCCATTATCGAAAATTTGCGTCAATCATTCGATATTCAGCTCGAGTTATTCGATATTGCCTGCGATGCCCAAACGGTGGCTAAGTTTGGCGAGCGAATTCCCGTATTAGAAAATAAAAGCAATCAGCAAATGTTGGATTGGCCTTTTGATTTGGAGCGGCTGTCGGATTGGTTAGATCCACCGCAGGTGCCGGAGAATAAAAATAATGTGGAGATTTAA
- a CDS encoding carbohydrate kinase family protein, with protein sequence MTATVFGEVLFDIFSDAHAVAGGAPFNVAWHLNAFDVDVNFVSRVGDDDKGKQLLNMMDKAELATTNVQIDNTRPTGYVNVDLQNGEPTYTIGENVAYDAIEAPALKNTCNVLYHGTLALRSQASAQALESLRASAELVFMDVNLREPYWDKDTTLKLAQKADWLKINADEFRILADADYSEEAAYNLLTSLKLQGLLVTLGDKGACVYAAEQSQCSKVVPKVQDNVIDTVGAGDAFSAVFIMGLLNNWPMQAILARAQAFASHIVTITGATSTDAEFYTPFKQAWQMEPLTCEQE encoded by the coding sequence ATGACAGCAACTGTTTTTGGCGAAGTATTATTCGATATTTTTAGCGACGCACATGCCGTGGCCGGTGGTGCGCCCTTTAACGTCGCCTGGCATTTGAATGCCTTTGATGTAGACGTTAACTTTGTTTCCAGAGTCGGCGACGATGATAAGGGCAAGCAGCTATTAAACATGATGGATAAAGCAGAACTTGCCACCACAAATGTGCAAATCGACAATACCCGTCCAACCGGTTATGTCAACGTAGACCTTCAAAATGGAGAGCCCACCTACACCATTGGTGAAAATGTAGCTTACGACGCAATTGAAGCGCCAGCATTAAAAAACACATGCAACGTGCTTTACCACGGCACTTTAGCACTAAGAAGCCAAGCATCTGCACAAGCGTTGGAATCCCTAAGAGCCAGCGCCGAACTGGTATTTATGGATGTCAATTTGCGCGAGCCTTATTGGGATAAAGACACAACACTTAAGCTGGCACAAAAAGCCGACTGGCTTAAGATTAATGCCGATGAATTTCGTATTTTAGCGGATGCCGACTACAGCGAAGAAGCAGCTTACAATTTACTCACATCACTAAAACTCCAAGGTTTACTAGTAACCCTTGGCGATAAAGGCGCTTGCGTTTACGCCGCAGAACAAAGCCAATGTTCAAAGGTAGTCCCCAAAGTACAAGATAATGTTATTGATACAGTCGGTGCTGGCGATGCTTTTAGCGCGGTTTTTATTATGGGCTTACTTAATAATTGGCCCATGCAGGCCATTTTGGCCCGAGCGCAAGCCTTTGCCTCGCATATTGTGACTATCACCGGAGCGACCAGCACCGATGCCGAGTTTTACACCCCTTTCAAGCAGGCATGGCAAATGGAACCTCTAACCTGCGAGCAGGAATAG
- a CDS encoding HAD-IIB family hydrolase produces the protein MATHLICTDLDRTLIPNGSHEEPLLARARFGNIFKYNDAKLAYVSGRSIALVEQGIAEYLLPRPNAIIADVGASIYHANDTGWEPDPHWHTLIAKDWQGQSWQSLIEYLTVIDNITLQEEQTNQSCPHKLSYYTPPDVNADELQHTIQQILGEQGFNSRAIWSLDEAKNCGLLDILPASVSKLHAIEFLAKTQDIDLCQCLFAGDSGNDLEALESHIPAVLVANASPEVRRLAMQGAKRLNNEDKLYLAQYQSQDDNGHYAGGILQGIEHFYPELYSA, from the coding sequence ATGGCAACACACTTAATTTGCACAGACCTAGACAGAACATTGATTCCCAATGGCAGTCACGAAGAGCCGCTATTAGCGCGGGCACGCTTCGGTAATATTTTTAAGTACAATGATGCTAAGCTCGCGTATGTCAGTGGCAGAAGTATTGCTTTGGTAGAACAAGGTATTGCCGAATATTTACTGCCGCGCCCCAACGCTATTATCGCTGACGTGGGGGCGAGTATTTATCATGCCAACGACACAGGTTGGGAGCCCGACCCGCACTGGCACACTTTAATCGCCAAAGATTGGCAAGGGCAAAGCTGGCAATCTTTGATCGAGTATTTAACGGTAATCGATAACATTACACTGCAGGAAGAACAAACCAATCAAAGCTGCCCACATAAATTAAGTTACTACACGCCGCCCGATGTTAACGCCGACGAGCTACAGCACACCATTCAACAAATATTAGGAGAGCAAGGCTTTAACAGCAGAGCCATATGGAGCTTAGACGAAGCTAAAAACTGCGGCCTTCTCGACATCCTTCCTGCCAGCGTATCTAAACTACACGCTATAGAATTCCTTGCAAAAACACAGGATATAGACCTTTGCCAATGTTTATTTGCAGGCGATAGCGGCAATGATTTAGAAGCACTAGAAAGCCATATACCCGCAGTGCTCGTCGCTAATGCGAGCCCAGAAGTGCGGCGTTTAGCAATGCAGGGCGCTAAGCGCTTAAACAACGAAGACAAGCTCTATTTGGCCCAATATCAGTCGCAAGACGACAACGGCCATTATGCCGGCGGCATCCTTCAAGGCATCGAGCATTTTTACCCAGAACTGTATAGCGCGTAA
- a CDS encoding alpha-amylase family protein, with product MYEQRSHSILNHILENLPSQLTEHDLRYFLIRLGANFYAIHSLFEKLYGRRKDFNEQLKNLVERMAWSYVARANDLRIDDRACEDDYNWFLSEELVGMALYTNGFAEDIQDLHQKLDYFEELGINVIHLMPILKCPQGASDGGYAVSDYRQIDPRIGDLEQLKKLVKTMRNRDMHLVLDVVVNHTSNEHQWAQKAQQGDQKYQDFYYMFDDRRTPDMFEQTLPEIFPETAPGNFTWDPSAQKWVMTVFNDYQWDLNYSNPAVFIEMLDIILFWANQGADIVRLDAVAFLWKKIGTVSQNEDEAHLILQLMKDCCQVVAPSLLFIAEAIVAPSEVIKYFGEDAVVAKECEIAYNATTMALLWDAMATKNANLLRQGLRSLPTKLDGATWLNYVRCHDDIGFGFDDHDIAIAGYNPYEHRRFLHNYFIGNHKDSDARGIPFAENPKTGDARISGSLASLIGLEEAIEQADPALIQHAIDRILLLHGIILSFGGIPLLYYGDEIGVTNDFSYLQNHDKQADNRWVHRPIINWHKAELRHQEGSIEAKIFNGIKHLIAVRKAQPVFADFNNRVLLELSNPALFAYSRFDVKDQSKRITVLANFSAEQHFLKTDDIEGLQGVSPSSLINAITGKEPEHFQNDLILKPYELLYLCT from the coding sequence ATGTATGAACAACGCTCGCACTCTATTCTCAATCACATTCTCGAAAACCTGCCTAGCCAGCTGACCGAACACGACCTTAGATATTTTTTAATTCGGCTTGGCGCTAACTTTTACGCCATTCACAGCCTTTTCGAAAAGCTATATGGCCGCCGTAAAGATTTCAATGAGCAGCTCAAAAATCTTGTCGAACGTATGGCTTGGAGCTACGTTGCTCGCGCTAATGATTTACGCATAGACGACCGCGCCTGCGAAGACGACTACAACTGGTTTTTATCAGAAGAACTCGTCGGCATGGCGCTGTACACCAACGGTTTTGCCGAAGATATTCAAGACCTTCATCAAAAGTTAGATTACTTCGAAGAGCTTGGCATTAACGTTATACATTTAATGCCCATACTGAAATGCCCGCAAGGCGCAAGCGATGGTGGTTATGCCGTTAGCGATTACCGCCAAATCGACCCACGCATTGGCGATCTAGAACAACTTAAAAAGCTCGTTAAAACCATGCGCAATAGAGATATGCACTTAGTTTTAGATGTTGTTGTCAACCACACATCCAACGAGCATCAATGGGCGCAAAAAGCACAGCAAGGTGATCAAAAATACCAAGATTTTTATTACATGTTCGACGACCGGCGCACACCCGATATGTTCGAACAAACACTGCCAGAAATTTTCCCAGAAACGGCCCCAGGCAACTTCACATGGGACCCGAGTGCACAAAAATGGGTAATGACCGTTTTTAACGATTACCAATGGGATTTAAATTATTCCAACCCAGCGGTATTTATCGAGATGCTCGACATTATTTTGTTCTGGGCCAACCAAGGCGCTGATATTGTTCGGTTAGATGCTGTCGCTTTTTTGTGGAAAAAAATCGGTACCGTTTCTCAAAACGAGGACGAGGCACACCTTATTTTGCAACTAATGAAAGATTGCTGCCAAGTGGTTGCTCCAAGCTTGCTATTTATTGCCGAGGCAATTGTGGCCCCAAGCGAAGTCATTAAATACTTTGGTGAAGACGCCGTAGTAGCAAAAGAGTGTGAGATCGCCTATAACGCAACAACAATGGCGCTGTTATGGGATGCTATGGCGACTAAGAATGCCAATTTGCTACGTCAAGGCTTGCGCAGCTTACCCACCAAACTCGACGGAGCCACATGGCTAAATTATGTGCGCTGTCACGACGACATTGGCTTTGGGTTTGATGATCATGACATAGCCATTGCGGGTTACAACCCATATGAACATCGTCGTTTTTTACATAATTATTTTATTGGCAACCATAAAGACTCCGATGCCCGAGGCATCCCTTTTGCCGAAAACCCTAAAACAGGTGATGCTCGTATATCCGGCTCGCTGGCATCCCTTATTGGCCTTGAAGAAGCCATAGAGCAAGCTGACCCAGCACTCATACAGCACGCCATTGATCGCATACTTTTGTTACATGGCATTATTTTAAGTTTTGGCGGCATTCCCCTACTGTATTACGGCGACGAGATTGGTGTTACTAACGATTTCAGCTATTTACAGAATCACGATAAACAAGCCGATAACCGTTGGGTACACAGGCCCATAATCAATTGGCACAAAGCGGAACTTCGCCATCAAGAAGGCAGTATTGAAGCCAAAATTTTTAACGGCATTAAACACCTAATCGCAGTAAGGAAAGCACAGCCTGTCTTTGCTGACTTTAACAATAGAGTCTTGCTCGAACTTAGTAACCCCGCACTTTTTGCTTACTCGCGCTTCGACGTTAAAGACCAATCAAAGCGCATTACTGTATTGGCTAACTTTAGCGCAGAACAACACTTCTTAAAAACTGATGACATTGAAGGCCTTCAAGGCGTTAGCCCATCATCATTAATTAATGCCATTACAGGGAAAGAACCCGAACATTTTCAAAACGATTTAATTCTCAAACCTTACGAATTGCTTTACCTATGCACGTAA
- a CDS encoding YacL family protein, with translation MEYEFTFDAQGQPGAVFSSGHSAFGCWLTDELSANASQLAALIDVVAQLEAKALYEHEAPGKSFSLLLDRERAVVSANSLALDMEELQTDGEIAGSTDFYDEELHAECGLTDFKAVLLSWQLFLQP, from the coding sequence ATGGAATATGAGTTCACGTTTGATGCGCAAGGGCAGCCTGGCGCGGTATTTTCTTCGGGCCATTCGGCCTTTGGTTGCTGGTTAACCGACGAGCTAAGTGCAAATGCAAGCCAGCTTGCAGCTCTGATCGATGTGGTAGCGCAGCTTGAGGCTAAAGCGCTGTACGAGCATGAAGCGCCAGGTAAAAGCTTTTCTTTATTGCTCGATCGTGAGCGGGCAGTGGTAAGCGCGAATAGTTTAGCGTTGGATATGGAAGAGCTCCAAACAGATGGGGAAATAGCAGGCTCGACGGACTTCTATGATGAAGAGCTTCACGCCGAATGTGGTTTGACTGATTTCAAAGCGGTATTGCTATCTTGGCAGTTATTTTTGCAGCCCTAA
- a CDS encoding HAD family hydrolase — protein MTLKYLLSLFAQLAFSEHSSVGLNIHCHKQGNNLLYVALFSLHGLIRPTHLELGRDADTGGQTRYVVELANALAELPNVGKVELFTRLIKDPTVDANYGIAQESLAHPNASIIRLPAGPEHYLPKEDLWEHLDEFADHALDWFVQNNQQPDLLHSHYADAGYVASRLANQTGIPMVHTGHSLGRDKLKRLTSAGLSLQEIENDYKITQRIEAEELTLANADLVITSTTNEREDQYELYDYYNPETMRIIPPGVDLNLFSSQDNTENNDAVDDAVDIDKVCQNLTKPLTDPKKPMILALARADQRKNSRSLVIAFGKNKALREKANLVLILGNRDDISDLNDGARDVFTELLLLVDKYDLYGSVSLPKHHDSQDVPYIYRAAATTQGVFINPALTEPFGLTLLEAAASGLPIVATSNGGPVDIIENCQNGILVNPLDTEGIASALLELVENKSKWLQFRDAGLKGVKSFYSWQAHAKSYAKAIFSLVRKSNSIDISTLPDLKIRKNFCGAIFTGFDQSLTGDQEALNNFKEMIRTNRKQLGFGIATGRTRDSILTQIKKNNIPSPDFLIAGLGSEIYYTKDIILDKQWMKHIDHLWSPSSLWPLMEELPGIRLQEHIHQSRFKISYYYDANLAPAIDDINAYLRQNDQAVNITLSLGQFLDITPLRASKGNALRYVAQKWDIPFENILVSGGSGADEDMMRGMSLAVVVKNRHREELSNIEQGQNIYFAQSAYSAGIMEAVEHYDFLALLNAEK, from the coding sequence ATGACTCTCAAATACCTGCTGAGCCTGTTCGCTCAGTTAGCATTCAGCGAACACAGCTCCGTAGGCTTAAATATTCACTGCCATAAACAGGGGAATAACTTGCTATATGTTGCGCTCTTTAGCCTTCATGGCCTAATTCGGCCAACCCATTTAGAACTAGGGCGAGACGCCGATACCGGCGGGCAAACCCGCTATGTTGTCGAGCTGGCCAATGCGCTTGCCGAGCTACCCAACGTTGGTAAAGTTGAGTTATTTACTCGACTGATAAAAGATCCAACCGTAGACGCCAACTACGGCATCGCGCAAGAATCACTCGCTCACCCCAATGCCTCAATTATTCGCCTGCCAGCAGGGCCCGAGCACTACCTACCCAAAGAAGATTTATGGGAGCACCTAGACGAATTTGCAGACCACGCGCTCGATTGGTTTGTACAAAACAATCAACAGCCAGACTTACTTCACTCGCACTATGCCGATGCCGGTTACGTTGCGTCGCGGTTAGCTAATCAAACCGGCATTCCAATGGTTCACACAGGCCACTCACTAGGCCGCGATAAACTCAAGCGCTTAACATCCGCAGGGCTTAGCCTGCAAGAAATCGAAAACGATTACAAAATCACCCAACGCATTGAGGCCGAAGAGCTAACACTGGCCAATGCAGACCTCGTCATTACCAGCACCACCAACGAGAGAGAAGACCAATACGAGCTCTACGACTATTACAACCCAGAGACCATGCGCATTATTCCTCCGGGGGTAGATCTCAATTTATTTTCATCACAGGACAATACCGAAAACAACGATGCCGTTGATGATGCCGTTGATATTGATAAGGTCTGCCAAAATCTAACAAAGCCTTTAACCGACCCCAAAAAGCCCATGATTCTGGCTTTAGCAAGGGCTGACCAACGCAAGAATAGCCGCAGCCTTGTTATTGCCTTTGGCAAAAATAAAGCCCTAAGGGAAAAGGCTAATTTAGTCTTAATACTTGGAAACCGAGATGATATTAGCGATTTAAATGATGGCGCTAGGGACGTATTCACCGAGCTGTTATTACTTGTCGATAAATACGATCTTTATGGCAGCGTCAGCCTGCCCAAGCACCACGACTCTCAAGATGTTCCGTACATATACCGCGCCGCCGCAACGACTCAAGGGGTGTTTATTAACCCCGCACTCACAGAACCCTTTGGTTTAACGTTGCTTGAAGCCGCAGCCAGTGGGCTACCCATTGTTGCCACGAGCAACGGCGGGCCTGTAGATATTATTGAAAACTGCCAAAATGGAATACTTGTAAACCCTCTGGATACCGAAGGCATTGCCTCAGCCCTGCTTGAGCTCGTCGAAAACAAAAGTAAGTGGCTACAATTTAGAGATGCGGGCCTTAAAGGTGTTAAAAGTTTTTACTCTTGGCAAGCCCACGCCAAGAGCTATGCCAAAGCCATTTTCTCCTTGGTTCGAAAAAGCAATTCTATTGACATCAGCACTCTACCAGACTTAAAAATTCGCAAAAACTTTTGCGGCGCTATATTTACAGGTTTCGATCAAAGCCTTACTGGCGACCAAGAAGCACTCAACAACTTTAAAGAAATGATTCGCACCAATAGAAAGCAACTAGGCTTCGGCATTGCAACAGGTAGAACGCGAGATTCAATTCTTACGCAAATAAAGAAAAACAATATCCCTTCACCCGACTTCTTAATTGCCGGCTTAGGCTCTGAAATTTACTACACTAAAGATATTATTCTCGACAAACAGTGGATGAAGCATATCGACCACCTATGGTCACCTTCATCACTTTGGCCATTAATGGAAGAGCTGCCAGGCATACGTCTGCAAGAGCACATTCATCAAAGCCGCTTTAAAATTTCATATTATTACGATGCCAACTTAGCTCCAGCTATCGATGACATCAATGCCTACCTTCGGCAAAACGATCAAGCCGTTAATATCACTTTATCACTCGGCCAATTTTTAGATATAACACCTCTGCGCGCCAGCAAAGGTAATGCACTGCGTTATGTTGCTCAGAAATGGGATATTCCCTTCGAAAACATTTTAGTGTCTGGTGGCTCTGGCGCCGATGAAGATATGATGAGGGGGATGTCTTTGGCCGTTGTGGTTAAAAATAGGCACCGCGAAGAACTTTCAAATATCGAACAAGGGCAAAATATTTACTTTGCCCAAAGCGCCTATAGTGCTGGGATTATGGAAGCTGTAGAGCATTACGACTTTTTGGCTCTGTTAAATGCTGAAAAATAA
- the purU gene encoding formyltetrahydrofolate deformylase — MSSSTSSSMILKLSCADQPGIVAAVASLFSLQGFNIRESSQFEDVHTSRFFMRTVLESVEGPKSIAAVKSAFAAVAQRYGMDWSLDDGTAKPKVLIAVSQWGHCLNHLLNSQKQGSLPVEIMGVVSNHETMTPLCEWYGVPFHYLPVTPATKAEQEAQILALVEQTGSELLILARYMQILSNDLCSQLNGRAINIHHSFLPGFKGAKPYHQAYERGVKLIGATAHYVTADLDEGPIIEQAVERVSHAQTPDKLVEIGRDIEAVVLGRAIRWHAERRVLLNGHKTVVFDS; from the coding sequence ATGTCTAGTTCAACGTCTAGCTCGATGATTTTAAAGCTTAGCTGTGCCGATCAGCCGGGCATTGTGGCCGCTGTTGCCAGTCTATTTTCTTTGCAAGGCTTTAATATCCGCGAATCTTCTCAGTTTGAAGATGTTCATACCTCGCGTTTTTTTATGCGCACAGTGCTTGAGTCTGTTGAAGGGCCTAAGTCGATAGCGGCCGTTAAAAGCGCATTTGCTGCCGTTGCACAGCGTTATGGTATGGATTGGTCCCTTGATGATGGCACCGCTAAACCTAAAGTGCTTATAGCTGTGAGCCAGTGGGGGCATTGCCTAAACCATCTACTTAATAGCCAGAAGCAGGGCTCTTTACCTGTCGAGATCATGGGGGTTGTATCTAACCATGAAACCATGACGCCGCTGTGTGAATGGTATGGGGTGCCGTTTCACTATTTGCCGGTAACGCCGGCCACCAAAGCCGAGCAAGAGGCGCAAATACTTGCTTTGGTCGAGCAAACTGGTAGCGAGTTACTCATTCTTGCGCGCTATATGCAAATTCTTTCGAATGATCTTTGCAGCCAGCTCAATGGTCGCGCTATTAATATTCACCACTCTTTTTTACCCGGCTTTAAAGGCGCAAAACCTTACCACCAAGCCTATGAACGCGGTGTTAAGTTAATTGGTGCGACGGCTCATTATGTTACGGCAGATCTGGATGAGGGGCCAATTATTGAGCAAGCCGTAGAGCGGGTGTCCCACGCACAAACACCGGATAAATTAGTAGAGATAGGCCGCGATATAGAAGCCGTTGTGCTCGGTAGGGCCATTCGTTGGCACGCAGAGCGCAGAGTATTGTTGAATGGCCATAAAACAGTGGTTTTTGATAGCTAG
- a CDS encoding DUF2986 domain-containing protein, with amino-acid sequence MNRRKKVNQILKKKAKQRTAKLNPKPKSAYVAKAQRSDQTAASDGPCVSE; translated from the coding sequence ATGAATCGACGTAAAAAAGTGAATCAAATTTTAAAAAAGAAAGCAAAGCAGCGAACGGCTAAACTAAACCCTAAGCCCAAGTCGGCTTATGTGGCTAAGGCGCAGCGCTCTGACCAAACAGCCGCATCTGACGGGCCTTGCGTCAGCGAATAA
- a CDS encoding MFS transporter, which produces MLRNALYPAVGLIYISNGMQVVLIAWLALSVLELTPISVGLLMAAMLLPQVGLLPLTGRLADRYEPTRLAKVGCAGLSVSHILMVAALHITSLNTAVLVVYALCLGFSTALFLPAKDKAAVQLLPNRLQRALSLSSAFQFTGVAIGTLFAGFVDEIGVTGVLIVQFLLSALAAVYWGLIPAHVSFIEHGPNKVADVKKPSIGAIYAHGIAMMKRSKALSQLVVLCAFNGFMQMGFAVVLFPVLGFSHWDFNSTQYAWMQASFSAGAIAVYIANAYRKPQQYPGQSVLFCLLYTAGIAYAITRGPTLFGSYGLIFLWGAVAGYSASMSRVLLYSVTSNNMRGRAAALYQMVLLGFAPVGSIVCGLLLEFMGVHQALYTLLAANVMVFFAFLLSRELWSVKQASA; this is translated from the coding sequence GTGCTAAGAAATGCGCTCTATCCAGCTGTTGGTTTGATTTACATCAGCAACGGTATGCAGGTGGTATTAATTGCATGGTTGGCGCTGTCGGTATTAGAGCTGACGCCCATTAGTGTAGGTTTATTAATGGCGGCTATGCTATTGCCGCAGGTAGGGCTTTTACCGTTAACCGGTAGGCTGGCTGATCGTTACGAGCCTACCCGGTTGGCTAAAGTCGGTTGTGCAGGCTTAAGTGTAAGTCATATTTTAATGGTGGCGGCGCTCCATATTACTTCGTTAAATACAGCTGTTTTAGTGGTTTACGCTTTGTGCTTAGGTTTTAGTACAGCTTTGTTTTTGCCCGCTAAAGATAAAGCTGCCGTGCAACTATTACCTAATCGATTGCAGCGCGCCCTGTCGCTGAGCAGTGCTTTTCAGTTTACCGGCGTTGCAATAGGTACTTTATTTGCGGGTTTTGTCGACGAAATTGGCGTGACTGGCGTTTTAATTGTGCAGTTTTTATTATCTGCTTTGGCGGCAGTGTATTGGGGGTTAATTCCCGCCCATGTGAGTTTTATAGAGCACGGCCCCAATAAAGTGGCGGACGTTAAAAAGCCATCAATAGGTGCTATTTATGCCCATGGCATAGCTATGATGAAGCGTAGTAAAGCACTTAGTCAGCTAGTGGTGCTGTGTGCCTTTAATGGTTTTATGCAAATGGGGTTTGCGGTGGTTTTATTCCCTGTGCTGGGTTTTTCGCACTGGGATTTTAACAGCACGCAATATGCTTGGATGCAAGCTTCGTTTAGTGCTGGGGCCATTGCTGTTTATATTGCCAATGCTTACCGTAAGCCGCAGCAATACCCGGGGCAGTCAGTTTTATTTTGCTTGCTCTATACCGCTGGCATTGCTTATGCCATAACGCGTGGCCCCACGTTATTTGGCAGCTATGGTTTAATTTTTCTTTGGGGCGCGGTTGCTGGTTATTCCGCATCCATGAGTAGAGTGCTGTTATACAGCGTAACTTCAAACAATATGCGGGGCCGTGCTGCAGCCCTTTATCAAATGGTGCTGCTGGGTTTTGCCCCTGTTGGCTCTATTGTGTGTGGCCTCCTATTAGAGTTTATGGGGGTACATCAAGCTTTATACACACTGTTAGCGGCTAATGTGATGGTGTTTTTTGCGTTTTTACTGAGTCGAGAGCTGTGGTCGGTAAAGCAGGCTTCAGCTTAA